CCTGGGCGGCGGGGGAGGGGGCGGCCGGGTCCGGTGCGGCGGGCGCGGCGGCCGGGCCGGGGGCGGCGTACGGGTTCTGTCCGGGCGGCGGCGGGGCGTACCAGCTCTGCTGCGGGGCGTGCACCGGCTGGGGCTGCCCGGGGGCGGGCCCGGGCCCGTAACCGCCCTGAGCGTCCCCGTAGGGCCCGTAGAACCCCTCCGGCGGCTCCAGCAGCCCGGCCTTGGCGTCCTCCGTCGACCGGTAGTCCACGACACCCTGCGTCATCCGCATGTACGCCTCCTCCAGCGAGGCCCGGTGCGGCGACAGCTCCCAGAGCCGTACGTCGGCACCGTGGGCCAGGTCGCTGATCCTCGGCAGCGGGAGGCCGGTGACGCGCAGGGCGCCGTCCGGCTCGGACAGCACGCTGCCGCCCGCCTCGATGAGCGAGGACGTCAGCTTCTCCCGCTCCTCGGGGGAGTTCTCGGGGACCCGGACCCGGGCGAAGTCGGCGGAGTTGGCCGAGATGAAGTCGGTGACGCTCATGTCGGAGAGCAGCCGGCCGCGCCCGATCACGATGAGGTGATCGGCGGTGAGGGCCATCTCGCTCATGAGGTGGGACGAGACGAAGACCGTGCGGCCCTCGGCCGCCAGCGTCTTCATCAGGTTGCGGACCCAGTGGATGCCCTCGGGGTCCAGGCCGTTGACCGGCTCGTCGAAGAGCAGCACCTGCGGGTCGCCGAGCAGCGCGGCGGCGATCCCGAGCCGCTGCCCCATACCGAGGGAGAAGCCGCTGGATCGGCGCTTGGCGACGTCCTGGAGGCCGACGACGCCCAGCACCTCATCCACCCGCCGGGCCGGGATCCCGGCGAGCTGGGCCAGCGAGAGCAGGTGGGTGCGGGCGGTCCGCCCGCCGTGCACGGCCTTGGCGTCCAGCAGGGCGCCCACCTGGCGCGGCGCGTTGGGCAGGCTCCGGTAGGGGTGCCCGCCGATCGTGACGTGGCCCGCCGTCGGCCGGTCCAGACCGAGGATCATGCGCATGGTCGTGGACTTGCCCGACCCGTTGGGACCGAGGAAGCCGGTGACGGCCCCCGGCCGGACCTGGAAGGAAAGGTCGTCCACGGCCGTCTTCGCGCCGTAGCGCTTGGTCAGGCCGACTGCCTCGATCATTCTCCAGCCCCATCGACTCACTCTGTCGTTCGGGGCCGGACCGCCTGGCCGCACACCCCCGTAAGAGTTAGGAGGATAACCAGGCCTTGACGGTTCCGGCCAAGTTCGGCACAGGCTGCGAGCGGACCGTCACGGCGCCGGGGTCTGTCCGGCGGATCCTGGCCGGGATCCGCCGGACAGACCTCAGGCGTCCCGGTTCTTCAGGACCAGGTAGCCGCCGAGCACCGCCGCCACGACCCAGGCGACCATGATCGCCATCCCGGTCCACGGCCCGTAGGGCGACGAATCGCTGCCCATCGCGTCCGGGACCACCTGCATGATCTTCGAGCCCGCCTGGTCGGGGAAGTACCGGATGACGTCCTTGGCGTACGGCACCGCGGTCAGGATGTTGGAGATCAGCAGGAAGAACGGGATCAGGATGCCCATCGACAGCATGGAGCTGCGCAGGATCGCCGTGACGCCCATGGAGAAGATCGCGATCAGCCCCATGTAGAGGCCCGCGCCGACCACCGCGCGCAGGACGTTCTCCTCGCCGAGCGTGGTTCCCCGGTCGCCCAGCACGGCCTGGCTGAGGAAGAAGGAGACGAAGCTGGTGAGCAGGCCGACCAGGAGGGCCAGCACCCCGGCCACCGCGATCTTGCTGAAGAGGAGCGTCCCGCGCTGCGGCACGGCCGCCAGCGAGGTGCGGATCATGCCGGAGCTGTACTCCGTACCGACCACGAGGACCCCGAACACGATCATGGCCAGCTGGCCCAGGGCCGTCCCGGAGAAGCTGACCAGCGTCGGGTCGAAGGTGGCCTGCTCGGCCTTGGAGAGGTCGTCGAACGTGGAGTTCAGCAGGGCGCTGATGCCCGCGCTCATGGCGACCGTGACGGCGAACGCGCAGATGAGCGTCCAGGTGGTGGAGGAGACCGTACGGATCTTGGTCCACTCGGAGTTGAGGACTGCGGGTACCGAAGCCATCGTCGTCAGGCCCCCTTGTTCTCGGTGCCGTCGGTGCCGTCGGTGCCGTCGGTGCCTTCGGTGGGCTGCGGGGTGGTGGCGCCCGGCTGGTTCCAGCCCTCGCCCCAGCCCGCACCGGCCAGCGGCGGCGGGGGTTCGGCCCCGCTCGGCCCGGAGTGGGCGTGGTACTCCACGGAGCCCGCGGTCATCTGCATGAACGCCTCCTCCAGGGAGGCCCGCTGGGAGCTCAGCTCGTGCAGCACGACCTGGTGACGGGCCGCCAGCTCGCCCAGCTCCTCGGTGGTGGCGCCGTCGATCTCCAGGGTGCCGCCGTCCGCCTCCACGGCCGTGAAGCCCCCCTCGTGCAGGGCGTCCCGCAACCGCTCCTGCTGCGGCGAGCGCAGCCGTACGTAACTGCGCGAGTTCTCCTGGATGAAGTCGGCCATCGAGGTGTCGGCGAGCAGCTTCCCCTGGCCGATCACGATCAAGTGGTCCGCCGTCAGCGCCATTTCGCTCATCAGGTGCGAGGAGACGAAGATGGTCCGGCCCTCGGCGGCGAGCGCCTTCATCAGGTTGCGGATCCAGTGGATGCCCTCGGGGTCCAGCCCGTTGACCGGTTCGTCGAACATCAGGATCTCGGGGTCGCCCAGCAGCGCCGAGGCGATACCGAGGCGCTGGCCCATACCGAGCGAGAAGCCCTTGGACTTCTTCTTCGCGACCGCGCTCAGCCCGACGGTGTCCAGCACCTCGGCGACCCGGCTGCGCGGGATGCGGTTGCTCTGCGCCAGACAGAGCAGGTTGTTGTACGCGCTCCGGCCGCCGTTCATCGACTTGGCGTCGAGCAACGCCCCGATGTACTTCAGCGGTTCCTGCAACTCGTGGTAGGCCTTGCCGTCGATCCGCACCGTACCGCTGGTCGGGTTGTCCAGATCGAGCATCATGCGCATGGTCGTGGACTTCCCTGCCCCGTTGGGGCCCAGGAAGCCGGTCACCATGCCTGGTCTGACCTGGCACGTCAGTCGGTCGACGGCAACTTTGCTGCCATAGCGTTTGGTCAGTCCCTCAAGCTCGATCATGCGGACACGCTAGAACGGCCGCGCGCCCGGCGCCACCACAAAGGTGGAACCGGGCGCGCGGAAGGAACCGCTCCGGGGGTCAGCGGGTCTGCTGGGCCGGAACACCGCGCTGGGCGGGCTCGTCGTCCACCGGGGAGCCGGCGGCGGCCACCGCGGCACCGGTCAGCGTGGCCAGCATCTCGCGGACGTTGGTCAGCTGGGCGTTGATGGAGTCGCGGCGGTTGGTGAGCGCCGCCAGCTCGCGCTCGGACTCGCTGCGGATCCGGTCGGCCTTGGCGTTGGCGTCGGCCACGATGTCCTCGGCCTGGCGCTGCGCGGTCTCCACCGTCTGGCGGGCCCGGCGCTCGGCGTCGGTGCGGAGCTTCTCGGCCTCCAGGCGGAGCTGCTCGGCGCGGTGCTCGATCTCGGCGAGGCGCTTCTCGGCCTTGGCCTGACGGGACGCGAGGTCGCGCTCCGACTGCTCGCGCCGCTTGGCGAGGTTCGTCTCGAAGTCCGCGGCGGCCTGCGCGGCCTTGGCGCGGGTCTCCTCGAAGAGGGCGTCGGCCTCCTCGCGCTTCTGCTGGGCGTCCTTCTGGGCGTCGGAGCGCAGCGTGTTCGCCTCGCCCTGCGCCTTCTCGACGATGCGGACGCCCTCGTCCTCGGCCTTCGACTTACGCTCGGCGGCGAAGGACTCCGCGTCGTTGCGCACCTGCTGGGCGGCCGACTCGGCCAGCTCGCGGTGCTGCTCGGCGGCGCGACGGGCCTCCTCGCGCAGGTCCTTGGCCTCCTCCTCGGCGAGGCGGAGGATCTTCTCGACACGGGCACCGAGCCCGGCGTACGACGGCTCGGCCTCGTTCACCTGGGCTTGGGCGTTCTGCGTTTCGAGGTGCAGCTCCTCGATGCGCTTTTCCAGAGAGGTGATCCGGGCCAGGGCACTGTCACGGTCCGCGATCAGCTTGGCAATGCGGTCATCCACCTGACCGCGGTCGTAACCACGTCGCACGTGCTCGAAGCCGAAGGGGGAGGAAGGGTCACTCATGGGGTTCCTGTCGAATGAGACCGGTGAGGTGATAGAGGGAATCCTAGGGGCCATAGCGGCGTGTCAGCGTGCAGATACTGGTTTGATCTGGAGAACGACACCCCTTTTGAGTGGCTGACCCCCGGAGTGCTTGCCACTCGAAGGGTTGAATGTCCATGACGAAGCACGCGCCCCCGTACGCCTGCCGCCTCCGGACGTCTTCGGTTTTCTCCCCCGTACGTCTGCTGCTCGCCCCCCGTAGGTCTCCCGCGCTCTCCCCCGAAAGCCTCCGGACGTCCCCTGCGGATGACCGTCACCTCCCCGACGACTTGCCTCCCGACCGGGTGCCCGCCGCCGCGGGGGCCTTGGAGCCGGCCGCCGCTCCGTCCGCCGGCTTCCCGCCCCCGCCGGGAGTCTCGAAAGACTCCAACGCCTCCAGCACGTCCTGGACACGGGAGATCTCCGTATTGATGTCCTCGCGCCTGCGCACCAGGACATCCAGCTCGCGCTTGCCCTCGGCGACCGTCTTCTCCGCCTCGGCCGCCGCGTCGGCCCGCAGCTTCTCCGCCTCGCGGATCAGCCCGGCCTTCTTGGTCTCGGCCTCCTTCAGCAGCGACTCGGCCCGCTTCACCGCGGCGATGCGGACCTTGCTCGCCTCCGAATTGGCCTCCGCGATCAGCTCCTTGGCCTTCGCCTCGGCCTCGTCGCGCTGCTCGGTCGCCGCCTTCATCAGGTTGTCGACGCGCTCGCCGGCGGTCTTCATCTGCTCGGACGTCTCGCGGCGGGCCCGCTCGTGGAGCTCCTCGACCTCGCTCTCCAGCCGGGCCCGCAACTCCTGCGCCCGCTCCCGGATCTGGGTCGCGTCGCGCCGGGCGCCGACCAGCAGCTCGTCGGCGTCGGTGCGGGCGCGCTCCACCAGGGTGTTGCCCTCGACCGTGGCCTCCGAGGTGATCCGCCCGGCCTCCTTGCGGGCCGCGCCGACCATCGTGTCGGCCTGCGTCTCGGCCTCGGTGGCCGTACGCAGTGCCTCCTCGCGGGCCTTGTTGATGAGCTGGTCCGCCTGCTCCGCCGCGTCCGCCCGGCGCTTGGCCGCGGCCTCGCGCGCCTCGTCCAGCACCCGGTCCGCCTCGGCGCGGGCCTCCGAGCGCAGCTCCTCGGCCGCCGACTCCGTCTCCGTGCGCAGCCGTTCGGCCTCCTCGCGGGTGCGGGCGGCGTGCTCCTGCGCG
This DNA window, taken from Streptomyces griseus subsp. griseus, encodes the following:
- a CDS encoding ABC transporter ATP-binding protein, with amino-acid sequence MIEAVGLTKRYGAKTAVDDLSFQVRPGAVTGFLGPNGSGKSTTMRMILGLDRPTAGHVTIGGHPYRSLPNAPRQVGALLDAKAVHGGRTARTHLLSLAQLAGIPARRVDEVLGVVGLQDVAKRRSSGFSLGMGQRLGIAAALLGDPQVLLFDEPVNGLDPEGIHWVRNLMKTLAAEGRTVFVSSHLMSEMALTADHLIVIGRGRLLSDMSVTDFISANSADFARVRVPENSPEEREKLTSSLIEAGGSVLSEPDGALRVTGLPLPRISDLAHGADVRLWELSPHRASLEEAYMRMTQGVVDYRSTEDAKAGLLEPPEGFYGPYGDAQGGYGPGPAPGQPQPVHAPQQSWYAPPPPGQNPYAAPGPAAAPAAPDPAAPSPAAQDGKQTSEDPR
- a CDS encoding ABC transporter permease subunit, translating into MASVPAVLNSEWTKIRTVSSTTWTLICAFAVTVAMSAGISALLNSTFDDLSKAEQATFDPTLVSFSGTALGQLAMIVFGVLVVGTEYSSGMIRTSLAAVPQRGTLLFSKIAVAGVLALLVGLLTSFVSFFLSQAVLGDRGTTLGEENVLRAVVGAGLYMGLIAIFSMGVTAILRSSMLSMGILIPFFLLISNILTAVPYAKDVIRYFPDQAGSKIMQVVPDAMGSDSSPYGPWTGMAIMVAWVVAAVLGGYLVLKNRDA
- a CDS encoding ATP-binding cassette domain-containing protein, encoding MIELEGLTKRYGSKVAVDRLTCQVRPGMVTGFLGPNGAGKSTTMRMMLDLDNPTSGTVRIDGKAYHELQEPLKYIGALLDAKSMNGGRSAYNNLLCLAQSNRIPRSRVAEVLDTVGLSAVAKKKSKGFSLGMGQRLGIASALLGDPEILMFDEPVNGLDPEGIHWIRNLMKALAAEGRTIFVSSHLMSEMALTADHLIVIGQGKLLADTSMADFIQENSRSYVRLRSPQQERLRDALHEGGFTAVEADGGTLEIDGATTEELGELAARHQVVLHELSSQRASLEEAFMQMTAGSVEYHAHSGPSGAEPPPPLAGAGWGEGWNQPGATTPQPTEGTDGTDGTDGTENKGA
- a CDS encoding cellulose-binding protein, producing MSDPSSPFGFEHVRRGYDRGQVDDRIAKLIADRDSALARITSLEKRIEELHLETQNAQAQVNEAEPSYAGLGARVEKILRLAEEEAKDLREEARRAAEQHRELAESAAQQVRNDAESFAAERKSKAEDEGVRIVEKAQGEANTLRSDAQKDAQQKREEADALFEETRAKAAQAAADFETNLAKRREQSERDLASRQAKAEKRLAEIEHRAEQLRLEAEKLRTDAERRARQTVETAQRQAEDIVADANAKADRIRSESERELAALTNRRDSINAQLTNVREMLATLTGAAVAAAGSPVDDEPAQRGVPAQQTR